Proteins encoded together in one Kwoniella shandongensis chromosome 3, complete sequence window:
- a CDS encoding protein disulfide-isomerase domain, producing the protein MRFTYTLSASLLAFASLVSASNVIDLDTTNFDQYVGGDRPALVEFYAPWCGHCKNLAPTYEQLADAFPTDKVVIAKTDADGVGRELGSRYDVKGFPTIKWFPAGSSKPVDYSSGRDLDSLVGFVTKESGVKSKIKPPAPPAAVQLDATNFDDIALDDNKNVLVAFTAPWCGHCKNMKPAYEKVAKAFSSESDCVVAQMDADEAQNKPVAAKYDVRSFPTIKFFPKGGAEPIMYSSGRTEEQFIEYLNEHCGTHRTVTGLLSETAGKVLTLDTLASSFFSAKLLERPDILNKAREYIGTLTDKKANVSAEYYVKAMERVLEKGEGWVVKEQARIAGLLASPSLAPTKLDELKVKANILSAFAIKKAEEAYDAAGEALGDAAAAAKQVPGQVRDGVDQFADAVQDKVKQIKEEL; encoded by the exons ATGAGGTTCACATACACCCTCTCAGCATCACTATTGGCCTTTGCATCCCTTGTGAGCGCAAGCAACGTCATCGATCTCGATACAACCAATTTCGACCAA TATGTAGGAGGTGACCGGCCTGCTTTGGTAGAATT TTACGCACC ATGGTGTGGACACTGCAAGAACC TCGCACCAACATACGAGCAACTTGCCGATGCATTCCCCACC gacaaggtggtgatTGCTAAGACTGATGCAGACGGTGTTGGTCGAGAGCTTGGAAGCAGATACGACGTGAAGGGTTTCCCCA CTATCAAGTGGTTCCCTGCCGGATCTTCCAAACCCGTTGACTACAGTTCCGGACGAGACCTCGACTCTCTTGTTGGATT CGTTACCAAGGAGTCCGGTGTCAAGTCTAAGATTAAgccccctgctcctcccgcCGCCGTCCAGCTCGATGCTACCAACTTTGATGATATCGCTTTGGATGACAACAAGAACGTCTTGGTCGCTTTTACCGCTCCTTGG TGCGGCCACTGCAAG AACATGAAACCCGCCTACGAGAAGGTCGCCAAGGCGTTCTCCTCCGAGTCTGATTGTGTTGTCGCTCAAATGGATGCCGATGAGGCTCAGAACAAGCCCGTCGCTGCCAAATATGATGTCCGAAGTTTCCCCACCATCAAGTTCTTCCCCAAGGGCGGAGCGGAGCCTATCATGTATAGCAGCGGTAGGACTGAGGAACAAttcatcgag TACCTCAACGAGCACTGCGGTACTCACCGAACTGTCACTGGTCTCCTCTCCGAGACCGCCGGCAAAGTCCTTACTCTCGACACCCTCgcctcttctttcttctccgccaaGCTTCTTGAGCGACCTGATATCCTCAACAAGGCCAGGGAGTACATCGGTACTTTGACCGACAAGAAGGCCAACGTCTCCGCCGAGTACTACGTCAAGGCTATGGAGCGGGTCctcgagaagggtgaagggtGGGTCGTCAAGGAGCAAGCCAG GATCGCTGGTCTccttgcttctccttcgcttgcACCTaccaagctcgacgagctcaaggtcaaggccaacatcctctctgCTTTCGCTATCAAGAAGGCCGAGGAGGCTTACGACGCTGCGGGAGAAGCTCTTGGTGATGCGGCAGCCGCTGCTAAGCAAGTGCCTGGTCAAGTCAGGGACGGTGTGGATCAATTTGCGGACGCTGTGCAGGACAAGGTGAAgcagatcaaggaggagctTTAA